One Mytilus trossulus isolate FHL-02 chromosome 5, PNRI_Mtr1.1.1.hap1, whole genome shotgun sequence DNA segment encodes these proteins:
- the LOC134718061 gene encoding uncharacterized protein F54H12.2-like, with the protein MAFLSEDNKEIGLPMELSIFASPPNQVAIDKITYTEERPISNLINDSTPIEIVISGAGNDYIDLRKSRLFVKLQILKEDGSYLQPKEKTGIINLPLQSMFSHIDVYMNNKLVSANSNNYPWKSYFKVILSSGSDEQNSQLQSQLFMKDDDPMDSLTLNAGYVNRYEYTKESRTFELESNLMEDALLLDKYLISGVDIYMKLFRSSASFLLMSGEAKPNYKVKILDVFYRTARVKVDPGVILNHRRQIQESPAKYLINRSNVIQNVIPLGSTEFYWDSLFPKSLPSKVVFGLVPQKAINGDYTANPFNFQHFNMSCITLKVNGVEVYGSPLNMDFSNNRNYTAAYVRLFEICDKWQKDTGLNISLNDFGNGYTFIVFSLDPSDFQEDFLNLVKHGNARLEKRFSLPTTEVVNCMCYYQSQAILTCDETRNINIVEP; encoded by the coding sequence ATGGCTTTTTTGAGTGAAGATAATAAGGAAATTGGCCTTCCAATGGAACTTTCAATATTTGCTTCTCCCCCTAACCAAGTGGCCATAgataaaataacatatacagAGGAAAGGCCAATATCTAATCTGATTAATGATTCCACACCCATTGAAATAGTAATCTCAGGAGCTGGTAATGATTACATTGACTTGAGAAAAAGTCGTCTTTTtgttaaattacaaattttaaaagaagacGGATCTTACCTGCAACCAAAAGAAAAAACGGGAATTATTAATTTACCGTTACAGAGTATGTTTTCACACATTGATGTATACATGAACAACAAATTAGTATCGGCTAATTCTAACAATTATCCATGGAAATCGTACTTCAAAGTTATACTGTCTTCGGGAAGCGATGAACAAAATTCTCAACTTCAAAGTCAGCTTTTTATGAAGGATGATGACCCTATGGATTCGTTGACATTAAATGCTGGATATGTTAACAGATATGAATACACAAAAGAGTCTAGGACATTCGAATTAGAAAGTAATTTGATGGAAGATGCATTACTTTTGGATAAGTACTTGATTAGTGGCGTGGACATTTACATGAAACTGTTCCGTTCCAGTGCTTCTTTTTTACTGATGTCCGGAGAAGCAAAACCAAATTACAAGGTTAAAATATTAGACGTGTTCTATAGAACTGCTAGGGTTAAAGTGGATCCGGGTGTTATTTTGAATCATAGGCGTCAAATTCAAGAATCTCCAGctaaatatttgattaacaGAAGTAACGTAATACAAAATGTCATACCTCTAGGATCAACAGAATTTTACTGGGATTCTTTATTTCCGAAATCTCTACCTTCTAAAGTTGTGTTCGGACTTGTTCCTCAAAAGGCAATAAATGGTGATTATACGGCCAATCCTTTcaattttcaacactttaacATGTCATGTATTACTTTGAAAGTCAATGGTGTGGAAGTGTATGGATCACCTCTTAACATGGATTTTAGCAACAACAGAAATTACACAGCAGCATATGTAAGACTTTTTGAAATATGCGATAAATGGCAGAAGGATACAggattaaatatttctttgaatgATTTTGGGAATGGTTATACGTTCATAGTGTTTTCCTTAGATCCTTCTGATTTCCAAGAAGATTTTCTCAATTTGGTAAAACACGGAAATGCTCGATTAGAAAAACGGTTTAGCCTACCCACAACAGAGGTTGTGAATTGCATGTGCTATTACCAATCGCAAGCCATTTTGACATGTGACGAGACAAGAAATATAAACATAGTGGAACCATGA